In Aggregicoccus sp. 17bor-14, the following are encoded in one genomic region:
- a CDS encoding sulfatase-like hydrolase/transferase, translating into MERPPRGDRRMAYAALLLFALALWLGPLQEPAHEAKAFATGLCVSLALLLAALTGRAVFAVAFTSLLMGVLGLAAWLKYRYLALPLLAPDLRYLAGADLLRTLVHYPSLLTLWLSLLLTLPWVLAGFWRHDRGRPFGRAPLRAAVALLGMLGLQQALSPTGPFASVHAKDPYDLMQERSPFASFAISFRAMQPRPPSYAPDAAGAFTWTQPPGQPPARRPLPDLVVVLEESTFDPRTLGFCSEPVCERRMFQPDARTVSEGLLNVHTWGGGTWTSEFTFLTGLVHSSLGPAGIYAPFNLAPRIRFSLPRALEAQGYRTVAVYPTPASYLNAAQAYAAYGFDASYDGEASGLSWTSTDAEIVRAFARIAAQERAHGGGRPLFLYLLTIRQHGPHGEAHGDRPPPYAHALERSPLDARQQRALADYLSRLEDSDRALSELESVLERSGRPTLLLHFGDHQPSFGGALEGLSLPPHEGVPDARRATYYHLRALHWPVQGLRYPALDLALLGGLLLDAAGLAKDPFFTANALLRERCQGQYLACEAPRLVDSYHTRVFAELGDLQ; encoded by the coding sequence ATGGAGCGGCCCCCGCGCGGCGACAGACGAATGGCGTACGCGGCGCTGCTCCTCTTCGCGCTGGCGCTCTGGCTCGGCCCGCTGCAGGAGCCTGCGCACGAGGCCAAGGCCTTCGCCACGGGGCTGTGCGTCAGCCTGGCGCTGCTCCTCGCCGCGCTCACCGGCCGCGCCGTCTTCGCGGTCGCCTTCACGTCGCTCCTGATGGGGGTGCTGGGGCTCGCCGCGTGGCTCAAGTACAGGTACCTCGCCCTGCCGCTGCTCGCGCCCGACCTGCGCTACCTCGCGGGGGCGGACCTGCTGCGCACGCTGGTGCACTACCCATCGCTGCTCACGCTGTGGCTCTCGCTGCTCCTGACGCTGCCATGGGTGCTCGCCGGCTTCTGGCGCCACGACCGAGGGCGCCCTTTCGGGCGCGCGCCGCTGCGCGCGGCCGTGGCGCTCCTGGGGATGCTCGGGCTGCAGCAAGCGCTCTCGCCCACGGGCCCGTTCGCCTCGGTGCACGCGAAGGACCCGTACGACCTGATGCAGGAGCGCAGCCCCTTCGCCAGCTTCGCCATCTCCTTCCGCGCGATGCAGCCGCGGCCGCCCTCCTACGCCCCGGACGCCGCAGGGGCCTTCACCTGGACGCAGCCTCCCGGGCAGCCCCCCGCGAGGCGACCCCTGCCCGACCTCGTCGTGGTGCTCGAGGAGAGCACCTTCGACCCGCGCACCCTGGGCTTCTGCTCGGAGCCCGTGTGCGAGCGGCGCATGTTCCAGCCCGACGCGCGCACCGTCTCCGAGGGCCTGCTCAACGTGCACACCTGGGGCGGCGGCACGTGGACGAGCGAGTTCACCTTCCTCACGGGCCTCGTGCACAGCTCGTTAGGTCCGGCGGGCATCTACGCGCCCTTCAACCTCGCCCCGCGCATCCGCTTCTCGCTGCCGCGCGCGCTCGAGGCGCAGGGCTACCGCACGGTCGCGGTGTACCCGACCCCGGCGAGCTACCTCAACGCGGCGCAGGCCTACGCGGCCTACGGCTTCGACGCCTCCTACGACGGGGAGGCAAGCGGGCTGAGCTGGACCTCCACGGACGCGGAGATCGTCCGCGCCTTCGCGCGCATCGCGGCGCAGGAGCGCGCGCATGGCGGTGGCCGGCCGCTGTTCCTCTACCTGCTCACCATCCGCCAGCACGGCCCGCACGGGGAGGCCCACGGCGACCGCCCACCTCCCTACGCGCACGCGCTCGAGCGCAGCCCGCTCGATGCGCGCCAGCAGCGCGCCCTCGCGGACTACCTCTCGCGGCTCGAGGACTCGGACCGAGCGCTCTCGGAGCTGGAGTCCGTGCTGGAGCGCAGCGGGAGGCCCACGCTGCTGCTGCACTTCGGCGACCACCAGCCCTCGTTCGGAGGCGCGCTGGAGGGGCTCTCACTGCCGCCGCACGAGGGCGTCCCGGACGCGCGCCGCGCGACCTACTACCACCTGCGCGCCCTGCACTGGCCGGTGCAGGGCCTGCGCTACCCGGCGCTGGACCTCGCGCTGCTCGGCGGCCTGCTGCTGGATGCCGCAGGGCTCGCCAAGGATCCCTTCTTCACGGCGAACGCCCTGCTGCGCGAGCGCTGCCAGGGGCAGTACCTCGCGTGCGAGGCACCGCGCCTGGTGGACTCCTACCACACCCGCGTCTTCGCGGAGCTCGGCGACCTGCAGTAG
- a CDS encoding glycogen/starch/alpha-glucan phosphorylase gives MARLPSSDASLLAPAPLAPSDEDLLLRTGTDAASLRRSFLDHVRHSRAKNPETATAHDRFMALSLAVRDRLAARWVRTAKSYYEQDVKRAYYLSAEYLLGRALGNNLINMGMYEAAQEAMREVGVDLTALIEMEPDAGLGNGGLGRLAACFLDSLATLGYPAVGYGIRYEFGIFTQDLVNGYQVERADEWLKFGNPWEIVRPEKAVPVRFYGRVEHHTGADGRPVARWVGGKTVIGVPYDTPIAGYGTQSVNTLRLWQARASEEFDLLLFNAGDYERSVVEKNESEVISKVLYPNDHFQAGKELRLRQQYFFVACSIADIVRRYLKKHDGFREFPKKVAIQLNDTHPAIGVAELMRVLVDEQRLAWDEAWGLTQQVFGYTNHTLLAEAMEKWPASIFEKLLPRHLEIMYEINHRFLRQVQIKYPFDNERLARMSLVEEGPEKKIRMAHLAVVGSHSVNGVAALHTDLLRRDVLTDFAQMFPERFNNKTNGVTPRRWLLWCNPRLSRLISSRIGDGWVTDLDQLEKLAPLAEDAAFRKAFREVKALNKQDLAQHVQEISSVVLDPKAIFDVQIKRLHEYKRQLLNALHIVTLWARARRDPSSIVHPRAFMFGAKAAPGYHLAKLTIRLINGIAEVVNSDAGSTGVQVVFLPNYRVSLAERIIPAADVSEQISTAGMEASGTGNMKLMLNGALTLGTLDGANVEIRQAVGDENFFLFGLTADEVIAKKRAGYNPREVYAQNPDLKEALDLIAEGFFSPEDKGLFKPLVDSLLEEDRYLVLADFAAYAQKQEEVARAYCDPDAWTKKAILNVAHAGRFSSDRTIQQYAEEIWRLKRTPVL, from the coding sequence ATGGCCCGCCTCCCGAGCTCCGACGCCTCCCTGCTCGCGCCCGCCCCGCTCGCGCCCTCCGACGAGGACCTGCTGCTGCGCACCGGCACGGACGCGGCCAGCCTGCGCCGCTCCTTCCTGGACCACGTGCGCCACAGCCGCGCGAAGAACCCGGAGACGGCGACCGCGCACGACCGCTTCATGGCGCTGTCGCTCGCGGTGCGCGACCGGCTCGCGGCGCGCTGGGTGCGCACGGCGAAGAGCTACTACGAGCAGGACGTGAAGCGCGCGTACTACCTGTCCGCCGAGTACCTGCTGGGGCGCGCACTGGGCAACAACCTCATCAACATGGGGATGTACGAGGCGGCGCAGGAGGCGATGCGCGAGGTGGGCGTGGACCTGACCGCGCTCATCGAGATGGAGCCGGACGCGGGCCTGGGCAACGGCGGCCTCGGGCGGCTCGCGGCCTGCTTCCTCGACTCGCTCGCCACGCTGGGCTACCCGGCGGTGGGCTACGGCATCCGCTACGAGTTCGGCATCTTCACGCAAGACCTGGTGAACGGCTACCAGGTGGAGCGCGCGGACGAGTGGCTCAAGTTCGGCAACCCCTGGGAAATCGTGCGTCCGGAGAAGGCGGTGCCGGTGCGCTTCTACGGCCGGGTGGAGCACCACACGGGCGCGGACGGGCGGCCGGTGGCGCGCTGGGTGGGGGGCAAGACGGTGATCGGCGTGCCCTATGACACACCCATCGCGGGCTACGGCACGCAGAGCGTGAACACGCTGCGGCTGTGGCAGGCGCGCGCGTCCGAGGAGTTCGACCTGCTGCTCTTCAACGCGGGCGACTACGAGCGCTCGGTGGTGGAGAAGAACGAGAGCGAGGTCATCTCCAAGGTCCTCTACCCCAACGATCACTTCCAGGCGGGCAAGGAGCTGCGGCTGCGCCAGCAGTACTTCTTCGTGGCCTGCTCCATCGCGGACATCGTGCGCCGCTACCTCAAGAAGCACGACGGCTTCCGCGAGTTCCCCAAGAAGGTGGCCATCCAGCTCAACGACACGCACCCGGCCATCGGCGTGGCGGAGCTGATGCGCGTGCTGGTGGACGAGCAGCGGCTCGCGTGGGACGAGGCCTGGGGGCTCACGCAGCAGGTGTTCGGCTACACGAACCACACGCTGCTGGCCGAGGCGATGGAGAAGTGGCCCGCGTCCATCTTCGAGAAGCTGCTGCCGCGCCACCTGGAGATCATGTACGAGATCAACCACCGCTTCCTGCGGCAGGTGCAGATCAAGTACCCCTTCGACAACGAGCGGCTCGCGCGCATGAGCCTCGTGGAGGAGGGCCCCGAGAAGAAGATCCGCATGGCCCACCTGGCGGTGGTGGGCAGCCACAGCGTGAACGGCGTGGCGGCGCTTCACACCGACCTGCTGCGGCGCGACGTGCTCACCGACTTCGCGCAGATGTTCCCCGAGCGCTTCAACAACAAGACCAACGGTGTGACGCCGCGGCGCTGGCTCCTGTGGTGCAACCCGCGCCTCAGCCGCCTCATCTCCAGCCGCATCGGCGACGGGTGGGTGACGGACCTGGACCAGCTGGAGAAGCTCGCGCCGCTCGCCGAGGACGCGGCCTTCCGCAAGGCGTTCCGCGAGGTGAAGGCGCTCAACAAGCAGGACCTCGCCCAGCACGTGCAGGAGATCAGCAGCGTGGTGCTGGACCCGAAGGCCATCTTCGACGTGCAGATCAAGCGCCTGCACGAGTACAAGCGCCAGCTGCTCAACGCGCTGCACATCGTGACGCTGTGGGCGCGCGCGCGCAGAGACCCCTCGAGCATCGTGCACCCGCGCGCCTTCATGTTCGGCGCGAAGGCGGCCCCGGGCTACCACCTGGCCAAGCTCACCATCCGCCTCATCAACGGCATCGCCGAGGTGGTGAACAGCGACGCGGGGAGCACCGGCGTGCAGGTGGTGTTCCTTCCCAACTACCGGGTGAGCCTCGCCGAGCGCATCATCCCGGCGGCGGACGTGAGCGAGCAGATCTCCACTGCGGGCATGGAGGCGAGCGGCACCGGCAACATGAAGCTGATGCTCAACGGCGCGCTCACCCTGGGCACCCTGGACGGCGCGAACGTGGAGATCCGCCAGGCCGTGGGCGACGAGAACTTCTTCCTCTTCGGCCTCACCGCGGACGAGGTGATCGCGAAGAAGCGCGCGGGCTACAACCCGCGCGAGGTGTACGCGCAGAACCCCGACCTCAAGGAGGCGCTGGACCTCATCGCCGAGGGCTTCTTCTCGCCCGAGGACAAGGGCCTCTTCAAGCCGCTGGTGGACAGCCTGCTCGAGGAGGACCGCTACCTGGTGCTCGCCGACTTCGCCGCCTACGCGCAGAAGCAGGAGGAGGTGGCGCGCGCCTACTGCGACCCCGACGCCTGGACGAAGAAGGCCATCCTCAACGTGGCCCACGCGGGCCGCTTCTCCTCCGACCGCACCATCCAGCAGTACGCGGAGGAGATCTGGCGCCTGAAGCGGACCCCGGTGCTCTAG
- a CDS encoding M23 family metallopeptidase, which yields MRHLSLVLAALLLAALPAQAATPSRSLVKNRRVEQGSTLKQALHDAGLPDEQVEAVIAALEGVFDFRKSRTGDQVRLVLRDGELDFLDYRQSDLDEWQVRREGEKLVGSKRAIEVEKQVSLVTLDVTSSLYEAAVAAGEDPSIGMVLADVFAWDIDFYRDVQKGDQVRALVEKFVSRGRVVRYGDVLAANYAGSTVGKKRVFRYELPGGIASYYQQDGQSARKAFLKSPLKFAHVTSGFGSRFHPVLQYVKAHNGVDYGAAIGTPVWAVADGVVTRAQNTGPGGNTVCIRHVNAMETCYLHLSRYGAGVHQGSRVSQKQVIAYSGNTGRSTGPHLHFALKRNGAFVNPLNQNFPRAEPLPRTLVADFQAKIAPLADRLDSMNVAAVAAQAPVGPAVTGQP from the coding sequence ATGCGTCATCTGTCTCTCGTCCTCGCGGCGCTGCTGCTCGCCGCCCTCCCCGCCCAGGCCGCCACCCCCTCCCGCTCGCTGGTGAAGAACCGGCGCGTCGAGCAGGGCTCGACACTGAAGCAGGCGCTGCACGACGCGGGGCTCCCGGACGAGCAGGTGGAGGCGGTGATCGCCGCGCTCGAGGGCGTGTTCGACTTCCGCAAGAGCCGCACGGGTGACCAGGTGCGCCTGGTGCTGCGCGACGGCGAGCTGGACTTCCTGGACTACCGCCAGAGCGACCTGGACGAGTGGCAGGTGCGCCGCGAGGGCGAGAAGCTGGTGGGCAGCAAGCGCGCCATCGAGGTGGAGAAGCAGGTGTCGCTGGTGACGCTGGACGTGACCAGCTCGCTGTACGAGGCGGCGGTGGCGGCGGGCGAGGACCCGAGCATCGGCATGGTGCTCGCGGACGTGTTCGCGTGGGACATCGACTTCTACCGCGACGTGCAGAAGGGCGACCAGGTGCGCGCGCTGGTGGAGAAGTTCGTGAGCCGCGGGCGCGTGGTGCGCTACGGCGACGTGCTCGCGGCCAACTACGCGGGCAGCACGGTGGGCAAGAAGCGGGTGTTCCGCTACGAGCTGCCGGGCGGCATCGCGAGCTACTACCAGCAGGACGGGCAGAGCGCGCGCAAGGCCTTCCTCAAGAGCCCGCTCAAGTTCGCGCACGTGACCAGCGGCTTCGGCAGCCGCTTCCACCCGGTGCTCCAGTACGTGAAGGCGCACAACGGCGTGGACTACGGCGCGGCCATCGGCACGCCGGTGTGGGCGGTGGCGGACGGCGTGGTGACGCGGGCGCAGAACACGGGCCCGGGCGGCAACACGGTGTGCATCCGCCACGTCAACGCGATGGAGACCTGCTACCTGCACCTGAGCCGCTACGGGGCGGGCGTGCACCAGGGCTCGCGCGTGAGCCAGAAGCAGGTCATCGCGTACTCGGGCAACACCGGGCGCAGCACGGGGCCGCACCTGCACTTCGCCCTCAAGCGCAACGGCGCCTTCGTGAACCCGCTGAACCAGAACTTCCCCCGCGCCGAGCCCCTGCCGCGCACCCTGGTGGCGGACTTCCAGGCGAAGATCGCCCCGCTCGCGGACCGCCTGGACTCGATGAACGTGGCGGCGGTGGCGGCCCAGGCCCCGGTGGGCCCGGCCGTGACCGGTCAGCCTTAA
- a CDS encoding SpoVR family protein: protein MPKSLTPRLSALKDEIEGYARAFGLDFFETVFEVLTYDELNMVAAYGGFPNRYPHWRWGMEYEQLSKGYEYGLSKIYELVINNDPCYAYLLESNAEVDQKLVMAHVYGHCDFFKNNFSFRHTNRRMIDDMANHATRVRRWVDKIGVEKVEDFIDRTLSLENLIDQHAPHIRRNPDPKRAEDEAKSNERVEGFKVGREYMRGFINPSEFLDEQRKRVEDEKQRAKRFPERPQRDVLLFLLEHAPLEDWEVDILSILRDEAYYFAPQGQTKIMNEGWASYWHSTIMTTRALKDHEIIDYADHHSGTMGTRPGSLNPYKLGIELYRDIEERWNKGRFGKEWDECDDLRARRSWDKKLGAGREKLFEVRKHYNDITFIDTFLTPEFAMEQKLFVYGFNDKRNSWEILDREFRKVKSKLLAGLTNFGQPIIEVVDGNHENRSELLLAHKHDGQDLKGDYARETLRNLQSLWRRPVSLVTRYDGKGVMLRFDGQNHSEKKVDL from the coding sequence ATGCCCAAGAGCCTCACGCCGCGCCTGTCCGCGCTGAAGGACGAGATCGAGGGCTACGCGCGCGCCTTCGGGCTCGACTTCTTCGAGACCGTGTTCGAGGTGCTCACCTACGACGAGCTGAACATGGTGGCCGCCTACGGCGGCTTCCCCAACCGCTACCCGCACTGGCGCTGGGGCATGGAGTACGAGCAGCTGTCCAAGGGGTACGAGTACGGGCTCAGCAAGATCTACGAGCTCGTGATCAACAACGACCCCTGCTACGCGTACCTGCTGGAGAGCAACGCCGAGGTGGACCAGAAGCTGGTGATGGCCCACGTCTACGGGCACTGCGACTTCTTCAAGAACAACTTCAGCTTCCGGCACACCAACCGCCGGATGATCGACGACATGGCGAACCACGCCACGCGCGTGCGGCGCTGGGTGGACAAGATCGGCGTGGAGAAGGTCGAGGACTTCATCGACCGCACGCTGTCGCTCGAGAACCTCATCGATCAGCACGCGCCGCACATCCGCCGCAACCCCGACCCCAAGCGGGCCGAGGACGAGGCGAAGAGCAACGAGCGGGTGGAGGGCTTCAAGGTGGGGCGCGAATACATGCGCGGCTTCATCAACCCCTCCGAGTTCCTCGACGAGCAGCGCAAGCGCGTGGAGGACGAGAAGCAGCGGGCAAAGCGCTTCCCCGAGCGCCCCCAGCGCGACGTGCTGCTCTTCCTGCTCGAGCACGCGCCGCTCGAGGACTGGGAGGTGGACATCCTCTCCATCCTGCGCGACGAGGCCTACTACTTCGCGCCGCAGGGCCAGACCAAGATCATGAACGAGGGCTGGGCCAGCTACTGGCACTCCACGATCATGACCACGCGGGCGCTCAAGGACCACGAGATCATCGACTACGCGGACCACCACTCCGGCACCATGGGCACCCGCCCCGGCAGCCTGAACCCCTACAAGCTGGGCATCGAGCTGTACCGGGACATCGAGGAGCGCTGGAACAAGGGCCGCTTCGGCAAGGAGTGGGACGAGTGCGACGACCTGCGCGCGCGCCGCTCCTGGGACAAGAAGCTGGGCGCGGGGCGCGAGAAGCTGTTCGAGGTGCGCAAGCACTACAACGACATCACCTTCATCGACACCTTCCTCACCCCCGAGTTCGCGATGGAGCAGAAGCTGTTCGTCTACGGCTTCAACGACAAGCGCAACAGCTGGGAGATCCTCGACCGCGAGTTCCGCAAGGTGAAGAGCAAGCTGCTCGCGGGGCTGACCAACTTCGGCCAGCCGATCATCGAGGTGGTGGACGGCAACCACGAGAACCGCAGTGAGCTGCTGCTCGCGCACAAACACGACGGGCAGGACCTCAAGGGCGACTACGCCCGGGAGACACTCCGCAACCTGCAGTCCCTGTGGCGCCGCCCGGTGAGCCTGGTGACGCGCTACGATGGCAAGGGCGTGATGCTGCGCTTCGACGGGCAGAACCACTCGGAGAAGAAGGTCGACCTGTAG
- a CDS encoding DUF444 family protein: MSLKIHQDHSRFKQIVRGKIKANLRKYVQKGEMLGKKGKDFISIPLPFIDIPHFKYGHKEQGGVGQGDGEVGQQLGPGSVQPGEGKQAGQGEGEHSLEVDVTLDELAQILGEELQLPRIERRQSEKIVTQKIKYTGVNTTGPESLRHFKRTYKQALKRQIASGTYDPGKPLIVPTREDRRYRSYKLQDLPDTNAVIIYMMDVSGSMGDEQKEIVRIESFWLDTWLRHQYKGLESRYVIHDAVAREVDRETFFHTRESGGTMISSAYKLCREIIQADYPKSAWNVYPFHFSDGDNWSADDTRQCIDMLRDDILPHVNQFAYGQVESPYGSGQFIKDLRESVGDHENVALSEISDKDAIYPSIKDFLGKGR; this comes from the coding sequence GTGTCCCTCAAAATCCACCAGGACCACTCGCGCTTCAAGCAGATCGTCCGAGGGAAGATCAAAGCCAACCTGCGCAAGTACGTGCAGAAGGGCGAGATGCTGGGGAAGAAGGGCAAGGACTTCATCAGCATCCCCCTGCCCTTCATCGACATCCCCCACTTCAAGTACGGCCACAAGGAGCAGGGCGGCGTCGGGCAGGGCGACGGCGAGGTGGGCCAGCAGCTGGGGCCCGGCAGCGTGCAGCCCGGCGAGGGAAAGCAGGCGGGCCAGGGCGAGGGAGAGCACTCGCTGGAAGTGGACGTGACGCTGGACGAGCTCGCGCAGATCCTCGGCGAGGAGCTGCAGCTGCCGCGCATCGAGCGGCGGCAGAGCGAGAAGATCGTCACCCAGAAGATCAAGTACACCGGCGTCAACACCACCGGCCCCGAGTCGCTGCGCCACTTCAAGCGCACCTACAAGCAGGCGCTGAAGCGGCAGATCGCGAGCGGCACCTACGACCCGGGCAAGCCGCTCATCGTGCCCACGCGCGAGGACCGGCGCTACCGCAGCTACAAGCTGCAGGACCTGCCGGACACCAACGCGGTCATCATCTACATGATGGACGTCTCCGGCTCGATGGGCGACGAGCAGAAGGAGATCGTTCGCATCGAGAGCTTCTGGCTCGATACCTGGCTGCGCCACCAGTACAAGGGGCTGGAGAGCCGCTACGTCATCCACGACGCGGTGGCGCGCGAGGTGGACCGCGAGACCTTCTTCCACACCCGCGAGTCGGGCGGGACGATGATCTCCAGCGCCTACAAGCTGTGCCGGGAGATCATCCAGGCGGACTACCCGAAGAGCGCGTGGAACGTGTACCCCTTCCACTTCAGCGACGGCGACAACTGGAGCGCGGACGACACGCGCCAGTGCATCGACATGCTGCGCGACGACATCCTCCCGCACGTGAACCAGTTCGCGTACGGCCAGGTGGAGAGCCCCTACGGCTCAGGGCAGTTCATCAAGGACCTGCGCGAGAGCGTGGGGGACCACGAGAACGTGGCCCTGAGCGAGATCAGCGACAAGGACGCCATCTACCCCTCCATCAAGGACTTCCTCGGAAAGGGGCGCTGA
- a CDS encoding PrkA family serine protein kinase → MKDASQQGSWVAKIAALQDVKTYAELNWEGSFEEYLELVRRNPKVTRTAFQRIYDMILSHGKSEYIDNKKKLIRYHFFSDERFGGRDAIFGLDVPLMKLVNVFKSAAQGYGTEKRVILLHGPVGSSKSTIARLLKKGIEEYSKTPEGASYTFSWMLDKKAADGTNTRERMKCPMNEEPLNLIPREWRAKVFAELAPPEAGYTIPQGSELCPACRFVFKDLMTQYAGDFAKVMEHVRVNRLVFSEKDRVGIGTFQPKDEKNQDSTELTGDINYRKIAEYGSDSDPRAFNFDGEFNIANRGIIEFVEVLKLDVAFLYDLLGASQEHKIKPKKFPQTDIDEVILGHTNEPEYKKLENNEFMEALRDRTVKIDVPYITKLSEEVKIYEKDFNSRAIKGKHIAPHTLEMAAMWAVLTRLEEPKKHNLSLLQKLKLYNGKTLPNFTEDNIKELRKESSREGLEGISPRYIQDKISNALVSDKGEGCINPFMVLNELEAGLKGHSLINSEDARKNMKELLTSVKREYEDIVKNEVQRAISADEDAIGKLCGNYIDNIKAYTQKEKVRNKYTGLYEEPDERLMRAIEEKIDIPDSRKDDFRREIMNYIGALAVDGRSFNYRTNERLHKALELKLFEDQKDSIKLKNLVSSVVDKETQEKIDLVKDRMMKNYGYCEICSTDVLNFVASIFARGDAKE, encoded by the coding sequence ATGAAGGACGCTTCGCAGCAGGGTTCGTGGGTCGCCAAGATCGCCGCGCTCCAGGACGTGAAGACGTACGCCGAGCTCAACTGGGAGGGCTCGTTCGAGGAGTACCTCGAGCTCGTGCGCCGAAACCCCAAGGTCACCCGCACCGCGTTCCAGAGGATCTACGACATGATCCTCAGCCACGGGAAGAGCGAGTACATCGACAACAAGAAGAAGCTGATCCGCTACCACTTCTTCTCCGATGAGCGCTTCGGCGGCCGCGACGCCATCTTCGGCCTGGACGTGCCGCTGATGAAGCTGGTGAACGTCTTCAAGAGCGCCGCCCAGGGCTACGGCACCGAGAAGCGCGTCATCCTGCTGCACGGGCCCGTGGGCTCGTCCAAGAGCACCATCGCGCGCCTGCTCAAGAAGGGCATCGAGGAGTACTCGAAGACGCCCGAGGGCGCCTCGTACACCTTCAGCTGGATGCTGGACAAGAAGGCCGCGGATGGCACGAACACCCGCGAGCGGATGAAGTGCCCGATGAACGAGGAGCCGCTCAACCTCATCCCGCGCGAGTGGCGCGCGAAGGTGTTCGCAGAGCTCGCGCCGCCGGAGGCCGGCTACACCATCCCGCAGGGCAGCGAGCTGTGCCCCGCCTGCCGCTTCGTCTTCAAGGACCTGATGACGCAGTACGCGGGCGACTTCGCCAAGGTGATGGAGCACGTGCGCGTGAACCGGCTCGTCTTCAGCGAGAAGGACCGCGTGGGCATCGGGACCTTCCAGCCCAAGGACGAGAAGAACCAGGACTCCACCGAGCTCACCGGCGACATCAACTACCGCAAGATCGCCGAGTACGGCTCGGACTCCGACCCGCGCGCCTTCAACTTCGACGGCGAGTTCAACATCGCCAACCGCGGGATCATCGAGTTCGTGGAGGTGCTGAAGCTGGACGTGGCCTTCCTCTACGACCTGCTGGGCGCCTCCCAGGAGCACAAGATCAAGCCCAAGAAGTTCCCGCAGACGGACATCGACGAGGTCATCCTCGGGCACACCAACGAGCCCGAGTACAAGAAGCTCGAGAACAACGAGTTCATGGAGGCCTTGCGCGACCGCACGGTGAAGATCGACGTGCCGTACATCACCAAGCTCTCCGAAGAGGTGAAGATCTACGAGAAGGACTTCAACTCCCGCGCGATCAAGGGCAAGCACATCGCGCCGCACACGCTGGAGATGGCGGCGATGTGGGCAGTGCTCACGCGGCTCGAGGAGCCCAAGAAGCACAACCTCTCGCTCCTGCAGAAGCTCAAGCTCTACAACGGCAAGACGCTGCCCAACTTCACCGAGGACAACATCAAGGAGCTGCGCAAGGAGAGCTCCCGTGAGGGCCTCGAGGGCATCAGCCCGCGCTACATCCAGGACAAGATCTCCAACGCCCTGGTGAGCGACAAGGGCGAGGGCTGCATCAACCCCTTCATGGTGCTCAACGAGCTGGAGGCGGGGCTCAAGGGCCACTCGCTGATCAACAGCGAGGATGCGCGCAAGAACATGAAGGAGCTGCTCACCAGCGTGAAGCGCGAGTACGAGGACATCGTGAAGAACGAGGTCCAGCGCGCCATCAGCGCCGACGAGGACGCGATCGGCAAGCTGTGCGGCAACTACATCGACAACATCAAGGCGTACACGCAGAAGGAGAAGGTGCGCAACAAGTACACCGGCCTCTACGAGGAGCCGGACGAGCGGCTCATGCGCGCCATCGAGGAGAAGATCGACATCCCGGACAGCCGCAAGGACGACTTCCGCCGCGAGATCATGAACTACATCGGCGCGCTGGCGGTGGACGGGCGCAGCTTCAACTACCGGACCAACGAGCGGCTGCACAAGGCGCTGGAGCTCAAGCTCTTCGAGGACCAGAAGGACAGCATCAAGCTCAAGAACCTCGTGTCCAGCGTGGTGGACAAGGAGACCCAGGAGAAGATCGATCTGGTGAAGGACCGGATGATGAAGAACTACGGCTACTGCGAGATCTGCTCCACGGACGTGCTCAACTTCGTGGCGAGCATCTTCGCCCGGGGTGACGCGAAGGAGTAG